From a region of the Paenibacillus segetis genome:
- a CDS encoding ABC transporter ATP-binding protein, protein MQLEIKQVSKQYKGDVWALREMNLHMKKGIVGLLGPNGAGKSTLMRILATISQPTTGTINWNGIDIRKEPDELRQMLGYLPQDFGVYPHLNPIEFLEYAAALKGLGGRQTKQRIMELLELLNLHHALKRPIGSFSGGMRQRIGIAQALLNDPRLLVIDEPTVGLDPEERVRFRSLLTDLSGDRIIVFSTHILSDIEATADQIAILSEGRLLAHSDPSSLLRSVRGKVWSVIIPDEEIQNARAKWTISGTIRQDNGLQLRIVSNVPPLPEAIEATPTLEDAYLYIRMKQGEA, encoded by the coding sequence ATGCAGCTGGAGATTAAACAAGTGAGTAAACAATATAAAGGTGATGTCTGGGCTTTACGGGAAATGAATCTACATATGAAAAAAGGAATAGTCGGTTTGCTTGGTCCAAATGGCGCTGGCAAATCAACACTTATGCGTATTCTTGCAACGATCTCGCAACCAACGACTGGAACGATTAACTGGAATGGGATCGATATTAGGAAAGAACCCGATGAGCTGCGGCAGATGCTTGGTTATTTGCCACAGGATTTTGGAGTGTATCCTCATTTAAACCCTATCGAATTTTTGGAATATGCGGCAGCATTAAAAGGCCTGGGTGGACGCCAGACGAAGCAGCGAATCATGGAGCTTTTGGAGCTTCTGAACTTACATCATGCACTGAAGCGTCCAATCGGCAGCTTTTCTGGTGGTATGCGCCAACGAATTGGCATTGCACAGGCTCTTCTCAATGATCCGCGATTGTTGGTAATCGACGAGCCCACCGTTGGACTGGACCCGGAAGAGCGTGTAAGGTTTCGTAGCTTGCTGACCGATTTGTCTGGCGATCGAATCATCGTCTTCTCCACACACATCCTATCGGATATTGAAGCGACCGCAGATCAGATTGCTATTCTATCCGAAGGAAGACTGCTCGCTCACTCCGATCCATCTAGTCTCCTACGGAGTGTTCGAGGAAAGGTCTGGTCTGTGATCATTCCTGATGAAGAGATTCAGAATGCCCGTGCCAAATGGACAATCAGCGGTACAATAAGGCAGGATAATGGCTTGCAGCTTCGTATCGTCTCGAATGTTCCGCCGTTACCTGAAGCAATAGAAGCGACCCCCACTCTTGAAGATGCCTATCTCTACATCAGGATGAAACAGGGGGAAGCCTAG
- a CDS encoding sensor histidine kinase: MKVNFRLIFRLAIHVTLSLVLVVVLINVELYVLTEWLLPQSGDRQDAFVLNGMLFIILFFILFLGWTIGKPLFYIIGWINQLASGIYVRPDHHRKIYARNKKKLKRPYHLYKELIVQLHTLADVLETSKQARIRSDNMQKEWIAGISHDLKTPLTYIKGYSSMLLTPHYDWNTEEKRKFLMEIEHKADHMQELIGDLNLSFRMDDQQLPLKLESTDLVEYVKRIMVDVANDPRAVGYHLSFETDEPFMEKLLDIKLLGRALHNLLLNAILHNPAGTKVHIQISRTTHLNIRITDDGIGMDEESLEGLFNKYYRGTTTDSRSEGTGLGMAIAKQLVLAHGGDIHVTSTVNVGTSITVMLPQ; the protein is encoded by the coding sequence ATGAAGGTTAATTTTCGACTCATCTTTCGTCTTGCTATTCATGTAACCTTAAGTCTGGTTCTTGTAGTTGTGCTCATTAACGTCGAACTTTATGTTCTAACAGAATGGCTATTGCCACAGTCGGGAGATAGGCAGGATGCTTTCGTTCTGAACGGTATGCTCTTCATCATCCTATTCTTTATCCTATTTCTTGGCTGGACGATAGGAAAGCCGTTATTCTACATCATAGGTTGGATTAATCAGTTGGCCAGTGGTATATATGTGAGACCAGACCATCATCGCAAAATTTATGCCAGAAACAAAAAAAAGCTAAAGAGACCCTATCACTTGTATAAAGAGCTGATTGTTCAATTACATACTTTAGCGGACGTTTTAGAGACAAGCAAGCAGGCTAGAATCCGTAGCGATAACATGCAAAAAGAGTGGATTGCTGGTATTTCCCACGATTTAAAAACCCCTCTCACCTATATTAAGGGGTATTCCTCCATGCTGCTTACCCCTCACTATGACTGGAATACAGAAGAAAAAAGAAAGTTTCTGATGGAGATTGAGCATAAAGCCGATCATATGCAAGAGCTCATTGGCGATTTGAATTTATCTTTTCGGATGGATGACCAACAGCTTCCTCTAAAGCTTGAATCAACTGATCTTGTTGAATATGTGAAAAGAATAATGGTTGATGTAGCTAATGATCCGAGGGCTGTTGGTTATCATTTGTCTTTTGAAACCGATGAACCCTTTATGGAGAAGCTGTTGGACATTAAATTGCTTGGACGGGCGTTGCATAATCTGCTGCTTAACGCCATTTTACATAATCCAGCTGGGACGAAGGTCCACATCCAAATCTCGCGAACCACTCACCTAAACATTAGGATTACCGATGATGGAATTGGGATGGACGAGGAATCATTGGAGGGTCTTTTCAATAAATATTACCGAGGGACGACAACCGATTCGCGCTCGGAGGGAACGGGACTTGGTATGGCGATTGCCAAACAGCTGGTGTTGGCCCATGGAGGGGACATCCATGTGACTAGCACTGTTAACGTCGGCACAAGTATAACGGTCATGCTTCCGCAGTAA
- a CDS encoding response regulator transcription factor, producing MRSETILLVDDEQGILIMLETLLKKEGFERVVTATTGNEALRLVEATSFDLIVLDVMLPDTDGFALCQDIRRFTSVPILFLTARSGDLDKLMGLGIGGDDYITKPFNPLEVVARIQTHLRRQSLYQARVSHKSNIFDYGVFVVNKSSAQVMVNGIDIHCPAKEFELLVFLCENPNQVFTALQLYEQVWGRALMGDEKTVVIHLSRLRKKLEADPAAPKLIVNLRGIGYKFLPPKKGSAHEG from the coding sequence TTGCGTAGCGAAACTATCTTATTGGTTGATGACGAACAAGGTATTTTGATCATGCTAGAAACATTATTGAAAAAAGAAGGATTCGAGCGGGTAGTTACAGCGACTACGGGAAATGAGGCTCTGCGCCTAGTTGAGGCTACTTCATTTGATCTTATCGTGCTCGATGTCATGCTTCCTGATACGGATGGTTTTGCTTTGTGTCAAGACATCCGCAGGTTTACGTCGGTTCCGATTTTGTTCCTGACTGCACGTTCGGGTGATTTGGATAAATTAATGGGGCTCGGCATTGGTGGGGACGATTATATCACCAAGCCCTTTAACCCGCTTGAGGTCGTTGCGAGAATCCAGACTCACCTACGTCGGCAAAGTCTGTATCAAGCACGTGTCTCACATAAATCAAACATATTTGATTATGGTGTATTTGTTGTGAATAAATCTTCTGCTCAGGTGATGGTCAATGGTATCGATATTCATTGCCCAGCCAAAGAATTCGAGCTGCTAGTTTTTCTGTGCGAGAATCCAAACCAGGTGTTCACTGCCCTTCAATTGTATGAGCAAGTATGGGGGAGGGCGCTGATGGGGGATGAGAAAACAGTGGTTATCCATCTATCGAGACTTAGAAAAAAGTTGGAGGCAGATCCGGCTGCTCCGAAGCTTATTGTAAATTTGCGCGGTATCGGTTACAAGTTCCTTCCGCCGAAGAAAGGATCTGCTCATGAAGGTTAA
- a CDS encoding glycoside hydrolase family 43 protein, with product MQTTEIQLRDPFILRVDDEQLYYLYGTTDANPWTGKGQGFQTYRSHDLNEWEGPFTVFTPPLGFWADQQFWAPEVHPYQGAYYMLASFKADNRSRGVHILRAETPLGPFIPISEEPITPLEWDCLDGTLYIDEDQIPWFVFSHEWTQISDGAMCCMPLTMDLREATAPPQIMFYASQSGWSVPNTGDVVIQSGENYVTDGPWLHRTQNGTLVMLWSSYSTTGYTIGLARSESGTIQGPWLHDPQPLFAQDGGHGMLFYTWQNELMLTIHQPNTTMYERPCFFLIEDLGDTLVLKHRV from the coding sequence ATGCAAACTACAGAAATACAGTTGAGGGACCCGTTTATTTTGCGTGTCGATGATGAACAGCTCTATTATCTATATGGCACGACCGATGCTAATCCTTGGACGGGAAAGGGGCAAGGTTTCCAAACCTATCGTAGCCATGATTTAAATGAATGGGAAGGTCCATTTACAGTATTTACACCACCACTAGGCTTCTGGGCAGATCAACAATTTTGGGCACCAGAGGTACATCCATATCAGGGTGCTTATTATATGCTGGCGAGCTTCAAAGCTGACAACCGGTCACGCGGAGTTCATATTCTGAGAGCTGAAACACCACTTGGTCCTTTTATCCCTATTAGTGAAGAGCCTATCACACCGCTCGAATGGGATTGTCTAGATGGCACCTTGTATATAGATGAGGATCAAATACCTTGGTTTGTATTCTCGCATGAATGGACACAGATTTCAGATGGAGCGATGTGCTGCATGCCGCTAACCATGGATTTGCGCGAAGCTACTGCGCCACCACAGATCATGTTTTATGCATCACAATCGGGTTGGAGCGTACCTAACACTGGCGATGTGGTGATACAATCAGGAGAAAATTATGTGACAGATGGACCCTGGTTGCATCGTACACAAAATGGAACGCTGGTCATGCTCTGGTCAAGCTACTCTACCACCGGATATACGATTGGCCTTGCCCGATCAGAAAGTGGTACGATCCAAGGACCATGGCTCCATGATCCACAACCACTGTTCGCTCAAGATGGAGGACACGGCATGTTATTTTATACTTGGCAAAATGAGCTGATGCTAACCATTCACCAGCCAAACACCACGATGTATGAGCGGCCTTGTTTTTTCTTGATTGAGGATCTTGGAGATACACTTGTCCTAAAGCATAGAGTGTGA